The following nucleotide sequence is from Salvia miltiorrhiza cultivar Shanhuang (shh) chromosome 7, IMPLAD_Smil_shh, whole genome shotgun sequence.
CAAAGTCTGAGCATGTGATATTTCTTGTGATGGTGTACAGTTTTCTGGGAATTTGAGGTTGAGAAACTCTACATTCCAAGCTATTTATTTCGTGATTTTGTTCTGTATGGCTCACCGGATTATCATATTTCAATGGGTGTATGGCTTTCCTCCATTTGGTAGCTATTGTGGTTTATATCAGAAGCAACTGAGGCACCAACTACCATGATGTATGCAGCAGCAACATATGAACAAGCAGATAATGAGGCGAACATCCCATTGTTCTATTCGTTCAAAGAAGCAATTATGCGCCCTTACGTAACATGTCATCATAAGGCAAGGAAAACGTAGACTACATCTGCAGATGGTAGCTCATAATATTTCTAATCTAGTTCATTCTTGATTCTCGTGCAGTTTATTGATAGCATACTTTTCGCTTCTACATGACCTGCCTGTTGGCATATTGCTGTTCATGGAGGAATCTAACAGGTAATAAAATTGCAGGAAATAGGCTGATTCTCTCATCATACTTCCCTCAGCAGGCAACACTTTTCCAACAAGTGAGAAACTATTATCTCCATATTTCGTTCTGAACCAAGCCATTTTCACCAGGAGATACAGTATGGTATTTTCTTCGAAAGTAGGCAGTGTGGGAAAGGTGAAGCTACGGTTATCTTGATGTCGCACTATCAAATGAATGGACTGTGGTGTTTTACTCTAAGAATGGCCTGGGGGCAGAGTAGCTATTGTTAGCAGGGTATATTTTTCCCTGGAGGTTGATCTGAAAGATTTTATTACATTGTAACAGATCTAGATGGAAACATAAGCAGATTTCAAGCTAAAAGTGCAATTTTGAATTGTTCTTATTCAGATTTTCATAATATGTGTAGAACATCTTGAagattttattcacttttacaTATTAGGCTCTGCGAATTTCAACAGATTTCTCTGCTTCAAGTTCAAATTTTCAGAAGCCCACTTGCAGATTTGCATGCTAAATATGGATATTTTAGTCCAAACCTTGCATCTGATTTCATTAGTGCGCATATATACAACACAATTGATAACCATTGTTGTATTGAAGAAATAAAACATTGATATAGGTATGCAACCTTGTGTAAACGGAGTGCCTCCAATATCTCACAGAAAACAATAAATCCACTAACAAAACACAATTCCACTGCATATAATTCCATTAAAGGGTTAATGAACAACATTGAAAGAATAGCTACACCTAAAGCAAAAGCTTTAACCACAACAAATTCAAGAAACAATTTGATACAAAACTTTAAGCCATTATTCAGACTTCCTCTTATGCCATTTTACATGACTAAAACACATGCGACATCCATAACAGTAGGCATAATAATAGAAGACGGCTTGAAACATCAACTCCGACTAGGCTTATTCTTCATCATTTCCATTCTCCCTACCCTCTTGCGCCACGGCCATTAACTCATCAAAATTTGCTGTTTTCCCAAGTACTACTTCAATCTATATGGGAAAAAAAGGGCACCATAAGATGTTAAAGAAAAAGTACCTTAGCATCAACTCATGGTATTCTCATCACATATGGGAAGAAACATATATCAGGATAAAAACATCAACACTAATCCTTATACACAAAACCGGTCTGCACAGGAATCAACTTACCTTGGCTTTTTGGACGGGCCTTCCCCGAGAATCATCCTTTATCTCCACGGTGGATGTCATGATTTCTACATGTGTAAAAGTAGATACATTTAATTTAATCTATGTAACATATATGATGTATTTGTAACGTTTATACAGATTGTTAGAAAACAGCAATCAAATTGAAGGCTTTGATTTATAAGATTACGCAATTTCCTTCATTTTGTAACACCATTTTATCCCAACAACCACCAAAATTACTGCTATAGCTGATTACTCAATCAAACCTTTTCAAATCAGTATGGCATTTTGTTTCCAAAGTTGCATGTGTTGGTTACAAAACAATAATAAAGAATATGGGACTGTAAAGAATAACTCACTCTTCTCAACAGCAAATCCATTGTTCTTCAGAATTTCAGCAACTGAGACAACTGTTGAGATTGCTATAATAGCATAAGAACAAACACAAAATCAGTACAAAACCAGgacaaagagaaaaagaaaaaattaaaaatcatacaAGATGGGATGCACTCAGCAAATAAAAAACAAAGTAGAAGTTCAGAATTCACATTCtaaaaaataatctacatcaaaaTCATGTAGATCAGATATGTACAGGAAGCAGAAAATAACTTTTGCTTCTCCCTGCCACGTAATGGCTCCAGTAACGAGTGCTTATCTATTTGTAATAAATTACTCTAGAGTACATTATGGTGGAATATGTTGTATTTCATGGCACAGAAAAACATCCTCAGCAACTCGCAGAAAGAGTATGAGTAGTAGGCTGCCAGCACAAATTCCAATTAGAcgtttcattttcatttcacaTGACTAACTGGTCCCGAGAGAACCGCACCACAATCTTAGAAACATACGGAGCAGTGTAGTTTAAGGCACATCAGAAGAACACAGTAATTCAACCACTAATAGATCTTGACAGGGTTACGGTACGGAACTAGTAAACAGGCACATTACATTTCTCACACAGGAGCAACCGGAAAATGTCACTGACCATTGGGCAAGTGAGCTACTCTTACAAAGCTACACATTCTACACAACACTTTTACACAAGCAGATAGCACCTCCTTATGCCATCATAAAGTGTAGACCAACATAACTAAACAATCTATCATAGCATCTTAACACCAATTCCTTCCTTATTAACATAGAACTGAAAACAACAAAAGGACTAAAAGGAATTGATATGCTTAAAGAACGTCCAACTCATCACAGCAAAAAGTTTCTAGTCTAGAACTCAAGATGCTTTCACAATTCACGTAAAATTGGAAACGCGTTTGACAAAACAGAGCATAACCCAACAATCTAAACCCCTTTCATTCTTATCAGTCACGATCAACATTattcatacaaaataaaaaaatgagaatcgAACCGATAACCAGGTAAAAGGTCGAGGAAAAACACATTTAATGTACAAATAGGGATTGGAGTTACCCATGCCAAGTCCGGAAAGCTCCACCTCACTGTGTTGCTGCATATACCTCTAGATAACACAGgacctcaaataaattaaaacacaaTTCATAACAGATGTCGAATCCGAATAAGCAGATACAGACACCAAGAAATCTTTACCTTTGTAATGTAATTGAGTAATTGAGTTAAACTTACGACTTAGTGAATCCGTCCTCTTAGAGATTTCACATCACTAATAACTCATTCGGGCAGAACCAGAATCGGACTGAAGAAATTACATGCAGTCACCAAAGGTAGTATCTCAAAGGCAAGGCTCCAATCGACCTTGCTCTGCAACCAATCAATCAAATTACCTCCCTATGAGACGGTTGACCCGTCCAATAAATTAGTTCATTTCCTTCATACTAAGGATTTCATGAATtcaatttgagccgaattaaAAGGAGGTTTCCTTTTCAAAGCAAGACTATAGATATGCCTTGCCTTATCAATCTTCTCAAGTTTTCCATCTCTGACCAGGCCATCGATCAACTTGTTGATGGTGTCCACACTAGGATACCAGTTATTCTCCATACTTTGTTTACACATGTTGTATGCCATGTCGATTTCTCTTGCTTCACAGAAATAATGGATCAAGGTTTGGTAAATTTTTTGATTTGGCTTGTAGCCCTCACTCCTAAAAGCAGAATACACATACATAGCCATTTTTAGATTTCCCATTTTGCAGAAACCTTTAATCACCAAATTATATGTGATCTCATCAGGAAACTCAGGAGATTTCTTCAATCTCCGCATGTAATCCAACAACTTATTAGCATCCCATGTACGCCCCTTATTTACCAAGTATTGAATCCTCACATTGAAGGTCGCAATATTGGGAAGACAACCTTTTAATACCATCCGGCTCCACAATCCATTCGCAATCTCTGGCCAGTTCGACTTGTAAGAGGCCTCTATAAGCAAGGTGTATGTAAAAACATCATGAGCTAGTCCCCATTTTCCCATCCCAGCCATGACAAGAAACGCCTTATCCAGTATACCCATTTCACATAAACCCTTGATAACAATATTAAAAGAATATGCATCTAGCACAATTCCAAATCTAGCAGGAACATCATTTAGAAACCAATTAATCGCCTGTAAATCCCGAGATTCAGTCAATACCTTCAAAGCAGCATTGAATGACTTAACAGTCCTCACACAACCATACAAATGCATGTCACAAAACGTATTGACAGCATGCTTAGTCATTCTAGCCCTCCCATACAACATAATTATTCGTATAATGAACCCTTCCCGACGACCCTGTGGCAGAGTCTTCTGATGCTCAAGCAAATTCTCGATATAATCAAGCCGGCCCGCCCCAGCTAACCTAGAGACTGTGTCCTCAAAGACAAATCGGTTCTCAACAACAAGCTTATTTATGGCATTGGCCTTAAATAAATTGAACAGTTTCTCAGGGTCcctttccttctttagcttaACCAATGCAGGCTCATCTACTGAACTAGGTTTTCCAGCACTACTGCTGGCGGAGATAACTTTATTAACGGATGAAGAAACAGCTGCGGTGGCCAGATTATGGTGGGTGAGCATTCGGATTACGGATCGGATTTTTGCttgatccgatccgatccgaaaatccgaagtttgaagaaaataaaatccaATCCGAACCATATAATCCGTTGATCCGAATCCGAAAATGCGAAGTTTTCGGATAAAATCCGATCCAAaccgaaaaaatccgaaaatccaatTGAGGCTGATGCACCTACCCAACCCTCAAATTCGAACACAATTCATAAGGCTGCACCAATTCATTCGAACAAAATTGAAACAACTGCACCAATTCATAAGGCTGAAAAATTCGAACACATCAACAAAATTCGAACACAATCATAATTAAGCATCAATTTTCAACATTCTTGAGGTTCACTAAAAACTAAAATCGAACCTACTGCAGCCTGAAGGAATGACGCGCCGATGAGGTGCTCTGGGGAGGGCGTCTGAAACTCTGAGGTCAGAGGTGGAGGGCGTCGGCCGTCGGGAAGAGAGGCGCAGATCTGCGGCGCTCTGCGCTCGAGCTTCGAGCTGCTCTGGGGGATTGCAAGCGCGGAGGTGGCGTGGTGGGCGATTGCAGGCGCAGAGTAGGTGGGGTGGCGGCCGGCGGCCGGCGGCCGGCGGAATGGGACGGCGCGGACCGCGCGGTGGAGACTGGAGAGGGATGGGAGTCAGACAAGGCGCGGTGGTGGAGCTGTGGCTGTGCGGCGCTGATTTAGTTTAGGGAATTAGGTTTTAggttttactttttaacatattaaataattcaaaattatatatatatatatatatatatatatatatatatatatatatatatatgccccTATATAGAGGAAGCCTAAAATAAGAACgcatcttaaaatataaattatgaaccattttcagcccttagatcatcaagatcaacggttgattcatcaccttgttggataaattcatggtcctgagttcgaatcccaaaggtagcgaaaaattatttttcgcaattcatgcatttatacagtttattcatgcgtgttatacataaaattcatgcatttttgatggttcgtaattcttaaaataagggtggtttattgaataactgccccctatatatatatatatatatatatatatatatatatatatatatatatatatatatatagctgtttgatatatattaaatacaattcggatttcggattagTTCGGATTTGAAAAGTactgatccgatccgatccgaatatccgaatttttcttaaaatttgatcCGATCCGATCCAAAGATCCGATTAATCCGAACCAAAGTTTAAATTTCGAATTGGATCGGATCGGATATTCGGATCTCGggtat
It contains:
- the LOC130992196 gene encoding uncharacterized protein At2g34160-like, with amino-acid sequence MQQHSEVELSGLGMAISTVVSVAEILKNNGFAVEKKIMTSTVEIKDDSRGRPVQKAKIEVVLGKTANFDELMAVAQEGRENGNDEE
- the LOC130992142 gene encoding pentatricopeptide repeat-containing protein At1g80150, mitochondrial-like yields the protein MVRIGFYFLQTSDFRIGSDQAKIRSVIRMLTHHNLATAAVSSSVNKVISASSSAGKPSSVDEPALVKLKKERDPEKLFNLFKANAINKLVVENRFVFEDTVSRLAGAGRLDYIENLLEHQKTLPQGRREGFIIRIIMLYGRARMTKHAVNTFCDMHLYGCVRTVKSFNAALKVLTESRDLQAINWFLNDVPARFGIVLDAYSFNIVIKGLCEMGILDKAFLVMAGMGKWGLAHDVFTYTLLIEASYKSNWPEIANGLWSRMVLKGCLPNIATFNVRIQYLVNKGRTWDANKLLDYMRRLKKSPEFPDEITYNLVIKGFCKMGNLKMAMYVYSAFRSEGYKPNQKIYQTLIHYFCEAREIDMAYNMCKQSMENNWYPSVDTINKLIDGLVRDGKLEKIDKARHIYSLALKRKPPFNSAQIEFMKSLV